A genomic window from Bacillus mesophilus includes:
- a CDS encoding ATP-binding protein: protein MLSIIKPLVVNITILFSLTFNANLFFPFRRERSFLFQQRIIYGIIGSFASFLCMIYPIETLGETNFDLRMLVIIITTLYGGLIPGVICTSFSILFRLFVIGGSFATVGLLVTVLAFVVAIIFRRAFFKSEHKLLFSSLILVSYMVPYITIIYFTIDFLSFHFYLIYFFSFTITYFSLILVIERMIVSNQHIEEAIYLDKLATVSQMAASFAHEVRNPITTVRGFIQFLGEDTKDQQFKKYYPVILEELDRTNKIVTDYLTLSKPTKFELEVVDLNEVLHNAIDLLQPLAAYQNVKLSLNISQAYRVNADKSHLKQALLNLVKNGIESISEKGYVNINVTHGKNKETVEIIIEDSGKGMTREELEKIGLPYYTTKTKGTGLGSMISNRLIREMNGKIQYDSNLNTGTKVTIILPCTDYTERKQNL, encoded by the coding sequence ATGTTATCTATCATCAAGCCGTTAGTTGTAAATATCACGATTTTGTTTTCTCTTACCTTTAATGCAAATTTATTTTTTCCATTTAGGAGGGAGAGGTCTTTTCTTTTTCAGCAAAGAATTATATATGGGATCATAGGTTCATTTGCAAGTTTCTTATGTATGATTTATCCAATCGAGACACTTGGTGAAACCAACTTTGATCTGCGAATGCTCGTCATTATAATTACGACCCTGTATGGTGGATTGATTCCAGGGGTTATTTGTACGAGCTTTTCTATATTGTTCAGACTGTTTGTAATTGGCGGTAGTTTTGCTACTGTTGGATTGTTAGTCACGGTACTTGCATTTGTAGTAGCCATAATTTTTCGTAGAGCCTTTTTTAAATCGGAACATAAATTATTGTTTTCTTCACTAATATTAGTGTCGTATATGGTGCCATATATAACCATTATTTATTTTACAATTGATTTTTTAAGTTTTCATTTTTACTTGATTTATTTTTTCTCTTTTACCATTACATACTTCAGTCTGATCTTAGTTATAGAAAGAATGATTGTCTCAAACCAACATATAGAAGAAGCAATCTACTTAGATAAGTTAGCGACTGTAAGTCAGATGGCTGCTTCATTTGCGCACGAGGTAAGAAATCCGATTACGACAGTACGGGGGTTCATTCAATTTTTAGGGGAAGATACAAAGGACCAGCAATTTAAAAAATATTATCCGGTCATACTAGAAGAATTAGATCGGACAAATAAAATTGTTACGGATTATTTAACATTGTCAAAGCCTACTAAATTTGAGCTTGAAGTGGTGGATTTAAACGAAGTGCTACATAATGCAATTGACCTTCTGCAACCCTTGGCTGCTTATCAAAATGTGAAGCTATCTCTCAATATAAGTCAGGCATACAGAGTGAACGCAGATAAAAGCCACTTAAAACAAGCTTTATTAAACCTCGTGAAAAACGGAATTGAATCAATTAGTGAAAAAGGTTACGTAAATATAAATGTAACGCACGGTAAAAATAAAGAGACCGTAGAGATTATAATTGAAGACAGTGGTAAAGGAATGACCAGAGAGGAGCTTGAGAAAATCGGGCTTCCTTACTATACCACCAAAACAAAAGGAACTGGATTAGGTAGTATGATTTCAAATAGATTAATTCGTGAAATGAACGGGAAAATACAGTACGATAGTAATCTTAATACTGGTACAAAGGTAACGATCATATTACCGTGTACAGATTATACAGAACGAAAACAAAACCTCTAA
- a CDS encoding DUF346 domain-containing protein, with the protein MSQSPHSNTALPTTHMPGQQEFLNYYYFVSSRQPNEELKNVWNASKEDLKKLADEFKEFNINRGISRYLFRLVIEFVITNASKATGSINQKANTLYKQFTNQFYWVVPFLGAYGVTDQVIEKVLKRVIVVALENLDYKPEKDWSEWESVGGVLTSGPAAVALNGRVEVFARGRGQNLYRTYRERGDWSNWENLGGSLTSSPAVASWGPNRLDVFGRGDDQALYHKYWTGEEWSEWENLGGQLTSSPAAASWGENRLDVFARGSSKRLFHKYWNGQRWSGWNELGGTLTSAPAVVSWGSNRLDVFARGQDRSLYHKYWNGSAWSEWESLGGVLTSSPSAASVGPNKIEVYARGENNTLIQKTWDGDSWSEWVNLGGNLTSEPSAIAKGRRGIEVYARGENQRLIYKTKS; encoded by the coding sequence ATGAGTCAGTCACCTCATTCAAATACAGCTTTGCCAACTACTCACATGCCAGGTCAACAGGAGTTCTTAAATTATTATTACTTTGTTTCTTCCAGACAACCTAATGAGGAATTAAAAAATGTATGGAATGCTAGTAAAGAAGACCTTAAAAAATTAGCAGATGAATTTAAGGAATTTAATATTAATCGCGGAATTTCCAGATATCTATTTCGTTTAGTCATCGAGTTCGTTATAACAAATGCAAGTAAAGCTACGGGTTCCATTAATCAAAAAGCAAACACTCTATATAAGCAATTTACAAATCAGTTTTACTGGGTCGTTCCCTTTTTAGGGGCATACGGTGTAACTGATCAAGTGATTGAAAAAGTGTTAAAAAGGGTAATTGTCGTAGCATTGGAAAATCTCGATTATAAGCCAGAAAAGGATTGGAGTGAATGGGAGTCTGTTGGTGGGGTGTTAACATCTGGACCAGCCGCTGTAGCACTCAATGGAAGAGTGGAGGTGTTTGCGAGAGGTAGAGGTCAAAATTTATATCGTACCTACCGTGAACGTGGAGATTGGAGCAATTGGGAGAACCTTGGGGGTAGTTTAACCTCATCACCAGCAGTAGCTTCTTGGGGGCCAAACCGTCTAGACGTATTCGGAAGAGGAGATGATCAGGCTCTTTACCACAAGTACTGGACTGGCGAAGAGTGGAGTGAATGGGAAAACCTAGGGGGACAGCTAACTTCCTCACCAGCGGCTGCTTCTTGGGGAGAAAATCGATTAGATGTGTTTGCGAGAGGTTCTAGCAAACGTCTATTCCACAAGTATTGGAACGGTCAACGTTGGAGTGGGTGGAACGAGTTAGGTGGGACATTAACGTCAGCACCTGCCGTGGTTTCTTGGGGATCCAATCGATTAGATGTTTTTGCACGTGGGCAAGATCGCTCTTTATACCATAAATACTGGAATGGTTCTGCATGGAGTGAATGGGAGAGCTTAGGAGGCGTGTTAACCTCGAGTCCAAGTGCAGCTTCAGTTGGTCCAAATAAAATTGAAGTATACGCAAGAGGAGAGAACAACACACTCATTCAAAAGACATGGGATGGTGACAGCTGGAGTGAATGGGTGAATCTAGGTGGAAATCTTACTTCAGAACCATCAGCTATAGCAAAAGGTAGAAGAGGAATAGAAGTATATGCTAGAGGTGAAAACCAAAGATTAATTTATAAAACTAAGTCATAG
- a CDS encoding OsmC family protein — protein sequence MVTYSINSKASGISTEIYNQVQPKVGGEDKGPTPLHAILGTVAACKSITAFAAAKSMGLHVEEIITLKQKVEERCPIYNQFKAANVKMIQNWEII from the coding sequence ATGGTTACTTATAGCATTAACAGTAAAGCTTCAGGAATTAGTACGGAGATTTATAATCAAGTGCAACCTAAGGTAGGTGGTGAAGATAAGGGTCCCACTCCTTTGCATGCTATATTAGGTACGGTAGCAGCATGTAAAAGTATAACAGCGTTTGCGGCAGCTAAATCGATGGGACTTCATGTCGAGGAAATAATTACATTAAAGCAAAAAGTAGAAGAAAGGTGTCCAATTTATAATCAGTTTAAAGCAGCTAACGTAAAGATGATTCAAAATTGGGAGATTATATAA
- a CDS encoding IDEAL domain-containing protein, which produces MKHYEEKPKNELMVVSTNPEEVNEYSLAAQMILEKSLTKFNVQRLMQKIDEALIQGDKETFIALSKQYNQLLN; this is translated from the coding sequence TTGAAACATTATGAAGAAAAGCCCAAAAATGAACTTATGGTAGTCTCAACGAACCCGGAAGAAGTAAATGAATATTCCCTTGCCGCACAAATGATTTTAGAGAAATCACTCACAAAATTTAATGTGCAAAGGTTAATGCAGAAGATTGATGAGGCCTTAATACAGGGTGATAAAGAAACCTTTATAGCACTATCCAAGCAGTACAACCAATTATTAAACTAA
- a CDS encoding IDEAL domain-containing protein, with the protein MKRLKREYNIITNTQHKFFSYKLTKDQEFSLQIQASLFLDEQCFLFNKKRIDEQVNKALMDRNEERFHELCQTYEAYLKA; encoded by the coding sequence ATGAAACGACTAAAAAGAGAATATAACATCATAACTAACACTCAGCATAAATTTTTCTCCTACAAGCTAACGAAAGATCAAGAATTTTCGTTACAAATTCAGGCTTCTCTATTCTTAGATGAGCAATGCTTTCTCTTTAATAAAAAAAGAATCGATGAACAAGTAAATAAAGCGTTAATGGATAGAAACGAAGAACGATTTCATGAACTATGCCAAACCTATGAAGCGTATCTTAAAGCTTAG
- the kynB gene encoding arylformamidase produces the protein MTWIDISQPLYSNTAVWPGDTNFQFSLNWTKTQTGSVNVGKLELSTHTGTHIDAPFHFDNEGKKVLDLDINRYIGRALIIDMVGKQSIQVEDLKKVEINGTQIVLFKTMSWSNREQFPTTITYIEQGVASYLADQGIKLVGLDVPSVDPIDSKDLAAHHELTAHDIHILEGLVLDQITEGLYELIAIPLPIKDADASPVRAVIREIT, from the coding sequence ATGACTTGGATTGATATATCTCAGCCATTATATTCAAATACCGCTGTTTGGCCAGGTGATACGAATTTTCAATTCTCACTTAACTGGACAAAAACTCAAACAGGATCAGTAAACGTTGGGAAACTTGAATTGAGTACTCATACTGGGACGCACATAGATGCACCATTTCATTTTGATAACGAAGGAAAAAAAGTACTAGATTTGGACATCAACCGTTATATAGGAAGAGCTTTAATCATTGATATGGTAGGTAAACAATCTATTCAGGTAGAAGATTTAAAGAAAGTTGAAATCAATGGGACACAAATCGTTCTATTTAAAACCATGTCTTGGAGTAATCGAGAGCAATTTCCTACTACCATCACCTATATTGAACAAGGTGTTGCAAGTTATTTAGCAGATCAAGGAATAAAGTTAGTAGGTCTAGATGTACCATCTGTTGACCCAATCGATAGTAAGGATCTTGCTGCTCATCACGAGCTGACGGCTCATGATATTCATATCCTTGAAGGATTAGTGTTGGATCAAATAACGGAAGGCTTATATGAGCTCATTGCTATTCCATTGCCCATTAAAGATGCAGATGCAAGTCCTGTTAGAGCTGTGATTAGAGAAATAACATGA